The Apus apus isolate bApuApu2 chromosome 12, bApuApu2.pri.cur, whole genome shotgun sequence genome includes the window GTTTGAGCAGGAGAAACGTCTCCCTGTTGCTGAGTTGCCTTTATGCTCCAGTTTGGGGCTGCCTCAGAGATGTTTCTTTTGGCCATTTCTGCTTGGGTTGGCCCTGGCTCCCTGTTGGTGAGGATTTCAGGCCACCAAACTGGAGACATCCAGCATGAGAATGACCCCACCCTGGGGCTGCTCTCTCGAGAGGCACGTTTGGTGCCCTGGTGGGTAtttctcccccccaaaaaacccctctgctggcagccaggcCTCCAAGCTCCTTCAAAAACGAGTAGATTAAAACCATCTCTGATGTTCTGTGGTCGTTGACTTGCCTTTTTATTGTCTCCTAGATGATTATCTGGCCACCCTCAAGCACCCAACAGCAGTGGGTGTCAAATGCTGCCCTGGTTAATTGTGGGTTTAGTTAATTGTGAAGTGTCTCCATTATCAATGTCAGGCTTTAGTCATGCACAGGAATTTACCTTTCAGTTTTAGACTGTAAAACATTCCCAAGGGATACGAGAGTCCCCAGAATCATTTTGATGCCAAAATTCACATCTTTTTATGGTGTTAGTTCCATTCCCTTTTccaaaaggagaaagcagactTGCTTCTGCTATTTCTGGatgttttgttgggttgttttttttttttttccattacattcCCAAAGAAGATTAAAGCAAAATTTCCCCATGAGAAACGTTTCTTCGTGTGCTCTTCAATTTTTCAGGAGAAGTTTGTTTTCTCATATCCTGCAGGAAAAAGAACCCTGGGTAGCCTTTGTCATCAGAAAAGTCTGCTATCAAAAAGTGAACATGAGGGAATTCAAGTGGGAGTTGGTTcttgggaggggggaaaaactgcaacaaaaataTCTCTGATGGACTAGGTTGGATGTCAGgagaaggtttttcacccagagggtggttgagctctggaaccagctcccagggcagtggtcccagcaccaagcctgcctgagttccaGAAGCATtgggatgatgctctcaggcacatggtgtgattcttggggtgccctgcacagggccaggagttggacttgatggtcctgatgggtcccttccagctcagcagagtctgggattctatgattctactgtCACCATCTGAAACAAACCTAGAAAAACGAAGCACAAACTTCTGTCAGTTGGAAGGTAAGTGCTAGTGAAGATAACCTGGGCAGAGTCCCAGTAACCCAGGAGCTGAAGCTTAAAGTCACTGCTGACTGGCAGAGACCCTCACACCAAATTCCAGCCTCAGGGTCAAGAAATGCACCCTAGGTCTGCCCCATTCTGAGgaaaaatatatctgtataaACATAAGTATAAACTTATTATGTATTTTGAACACATTTGTGGATAATATGAATTTCACACCAGTCCTAACAAAAGCAGGAGAATTAATGTCATTTCCCAGCTCTTGATAATTGAAGCCtccaagaagaggaaaaacgttctgctgcttttcatagaatcatagaatcatagaatcatagaatcatagaatcctaggggttggaagggacctcaaaagatcacccagcccaacccccctgccagagcagggtcacccagagcacatcacacaggaacgtgtccaggtgggttttgaatgtctccagagaaggagactccacagcctctctgggcagcctgtcccagggctctggcactctcacaggaaaaaaatttttgcCTGGAAACATCCACAAAGTGGCCCTGACTGTCTCTGGTTTCTGACTGGAGGTCTGCAGGGCAACTTGTGAAATCGAGGAGACAGAGCTTAAAGAAAGCTGTATCTCCCCCATCTGCTGAAGCACCATTTATTCTGTACATGTGTACAAAACaggaagaggaagcagcaatTGGCTCTATCAGGCCAGCATCTCCTGACAGCCTGGCTGGTCTCTTGAGTACAGGTTGACATGTTGGGACCATAAAAACCTCAGAGGAAAGACACCTTTTCAAGTCAGCAGTCCAAAAGTGTTGATAACTTCTttaacttttctcttttctaaggTGGCTAACCATACCAGGGCCTTGGGACACCAGGAACCCCTGCAAGAGACCAGAAGCCTCTGCTGCCATCGAGCACAGCAAGGCCTGGAGATGTTCAGGGTCTGGTAGAGCCAAGTCCAACCTTCTCTTTTACAATCCCATACGTAGGGTGCTTGTACAAAGCATGAGGTCCCTCACCAGCCAAACCCCAGCAGAAGGGTCTCTGGGTCCTTGTCTGGAGTTTTGGCCTGACAAGCCCATCCTTTCACTTTGCTCCtcgtggccaagaaggccaatggtatcttggggtgcattaagaggagtgctccagcaggtcgagggaggttctcctcacCCTCTACTTGGCTGTGGattattgtgtccagttctgggctccccagttccagagggacagggatttactggagAGGGCCCAagtgaggatgatgaagggactggaaccttacgaggaaaggctgagagacctggggctgctcagtcTAGAGAgcagaagactgaggggggatctaatgaatgtctatcaatccatgagggcagcaagaaggcaggacaagctcttgtcacttgtgccctgggacaggacgaggggcaatggattcaaactggagcccaggaagttccacctcaagatgaggaagaacttctttgctgtgagggtgacagagccctgggacaggctgcccagagaggctgtggagtctccttctctggagactttccagacctgtctggatgcctttctgagtgacctgccctggtttgggtcctgctctggcaggggggttggactcgatgatcttcagaggtcccttccagcccctgacatgctgtgattctgtgaaaggatCAGAGCAGGTTAAAGGGTCCCTAAAAGCCCCACTTCTAGAAATtctccctggcagcagagcctggaatTACTGCTCCTTGTCCCCAAGACCTCTCCAAACCCAGGTGTGGGTCAGTCGAGGGGAGAGTGGCagtgcagggacagcaggaggcAGGTTGGCTGCAGCCCCATGCCCATCCCTCTGCTGCCAGGACCACGAGCTCTGCCCAGCTTCTCAGAAGAGGCAGCCCAGTGTCTCACCCTTTGCTTTGCAGTTGGAGTGGAACCCACATGAAGCCTGTTCTCTTCAATGAGACAGAAATGGTGTTCCCTGCCTGGTGTCTTCTGGCATCTCCCAGATTGGCCACCCACCCCCACCACTGCTTCCTCTGGTGAACAGAGGTTTGTGCCTGGGACAGAATAACATATTTATCCACATATTTAAGTTAGGGATGATGGGATGGCTGAATCCTGTCCTTGCAGTCATTTCTGGTagcaatttatttaatttgtctCAGGAGAGCAAGTGATTTATTCCAAAAATGCCAGCTGGAGGCAGTGCTGAAGGTGTCCTACCATCTCACCCAGCTTTGCAtcttctctcagtcttcttttccaaagcagctAGTTAAAATTGTTGTAGTTGCAGGAGGAGACCATCAACAGCTTCATGACCTGAGAGTGACAAGGGCTGAggttttcttcacagagaggTCTCCAGCTCCATTCTTCTCCCACAGAAATGAGGGGATCTTCTCCTAtggctgggatggagcagcTTCTTGTAGCTGCCAGTATGAGCCACACTTCAATATCAGACCCTACAACCCAAGGAGAAGACAGGGACAGTGCTGGGACTGAGACATCAAGTCTCTGGGTCTGGGAACAAATGGAGACGCATCTTGTAGGGTCTAGGTGACAATAAGGGATAGTCCCCTGGAGAAACAGGTCCTGCTGGATGAGGATCTatgacagcagagcagaggagggatTGCCCACCCTTGGCAAGCAGCAGAAAGTACTTTCCCAAATAAGGCATCACACTGTGAGCttggcagaggaggagcaggggaggcCTTCAGCCCCGATACCATCGCCCCTcgctgtggctgctgccaccaaaACACAGTGACTCAGCCAACCTGGGCAGAGCCTGCACGAAGCCAAAGCCACTTGTTTCAGAATGACTGCGGGTTGTCAGGCATCAGGGGGTGGTAATTGTTGCATAAAGACTCTTCACCTCCTCTCTCCCTTGGGTGGTATCTCCAAACCTTCCATTTCCCTGCAGCTTCCCCACCCCTTTGCAACGGGAGTGTCCCCCATCCCTGTTAGGTCCAGGGCCACCAAACCAGTGCACTCTCTTGGTGAACCCACTCCAAAAGCTTTCCATGTCCTAGTCCTCTTTTTTTAGCCCCCTCCTTTCCTCGTGTGGTTTGTTTCATCCACGTCAAGGGAAGGAGGTGCCAGGCTGGTGAGTTCTCCCTCAGCAGGGACCACAGCTACACAGGTCCTGGTTGGGGCCAGgtcagagcaggcagagctgcccccaggTCTCCATCCTTGATCTTGGGCACCCTCACAGTCCTGCTTTTCTGGAGAAAGTGCAGCTGACAGTGGCACTGCCACATGTCCTTCTCCCTCAGTGTCAGGCACTCCAGCCTACTCTAAATAACTTTGAGGAAGTCTGAACTGAAGTTGAGAGGACCCCTCTTTTCAGGCAAGATGCAAAGAGAAACAACCTATTTTAGGAAGTcccaggagaggaaagaaacaacagcagGCTAAAAAGATGTttgggggctggactagatgatcttggaaggtcccttccaacccaaaccattctatgattctacatttGCTTTGCCCTTCTTGGGGGACCAGGTCTGCTTGCTGTGTATCCAGGTTTTCCCTGGAGTGTGAAGGTCCCCACAGTCCCTGGAGGTCCCCATGGTGCCTGGAGGTGTTGGGTCAGCCACCCTTCAGCCACACATCCCAGAGGACCAAAGGTGTCACCCAGCTCCTCACAGTGCAGGTACCTTCAGTGagtgccccagccctgcccctggtTCCCATCAAATACCCCAGGTCTTCTTGCCCTCCTTGCATCAGAACTGCAGGTTGACCTCCTCTGGTGAGTCTGGTGTGGAAACCCTTCCCAAACCACAACTCTGGCTCTTCTGCCCACAcatctggagcagcagcagcagcagcctcctccatCTATCTCACACCAACCTCAGTCTGACCTTGCAAGTAGAATTCTTCCTGTTCTGGGGAGTCAagtgcagaaaagaaaaggaacagccaaaaaaaaaaaaaaaaaaggagaaggaataaCAAAGCTGGGTagcaaaaagcagaaggattagcaaaaaaaaaaaaggtaccaaacaaaagcagaaggaatggCAGGATGGAGTAAAACCAAAATGTGCCCCACAACTGGAGCCAATGACAGAACTGGCCCCAGGGTGGAGGAGACTGCAGGCAGTCTTGGAGGCTCTTGGACCTCCATCCTTGGAAGCCTTCAAGGCCAGGgataaagccctgagcaacctggcctggCCTGGTTTGAAGACAAGGTTGAACTGGAGATGTCCTGAGGTCCCCTCCAGCCTGAGTTGTCCCATGGTTTGACTGTTCCTGATCTGCTGCCGGGTGGGTCCTGAGAGACAGGCAGGTTTTCTGTGCAGAAGGAAGGCAGGgaaggctcctgggagaggCAGGTGGAGGAGGGTTACTTACCTCTCACACACCTTCACTTCTCAGAGAGTGCCAAAGGGGAAATGCCACCTCCACAGCACCACAGCTTGGTCCAAACTGCAAGTCTGCACGTTCTGGGTGTGTGCAGGTGCCAAGGACCCACCGTGGAAGTGCAAAGCACTGGGTTTGCCAGCAGGAACACCCTCTGGGACACAGCAGGGTGGACAAgaggcaagaagaaaagaaagaagacctGGCATGGCAGCTGGAGGAAGCAagcacagctgcagtgctgagtgCTCTGAAATCTTTAGGTGGGTCTGCAAAGCCAGTGCCAAGTGGACAAGGGCTTTGCAGTTCTCTTCAGCCCATCTCCAAGCCTTTGCTTCCCCTTAGCAACGCAACACagtggagaaaggagaagagcagcagggtgaggggcaGCTTGCAGTGACCAAGTGAAATGGCACTGCCATACAAACccaagccctgcagccccagccacaGCACAGTCTCTagagagaccagcacccacctccctcccatGGGAGCAGGCTCCATGCACTGTTGATCTGCCTAGAGAGCAATAATGATGTTATTGATGGTGGCAGTTGTTTCATGCTAAACCATCTATTTAGAAGGTTCCAGGTGTATCTGTATTTAGAGCAGGGATGGAATGAGCAGCTCTCCTGCACACTTTGCTCCCTggctctccccagcccctgtgGTGGGATTCCACCCATGGCAAACTGGGGAGACCTTCTTCCCACACTGAGCACTCCTAAATAACAGCATGGGATGCCCTGCTGAGCAGAAAATGGGCTGTGGACAGGACCTCAGGGACCCTCACACAGGGGAACAAACAGGTGGGAAGAAAATCACCTCTCCGGGTCCTGGATGAGTGTCAGAGCTGTCCCTTGTTCTGCACCTGCTGCCAGTGTGACCATCACACTCTGGGAACAGGCTGGCAgagagctctgctcctcctggcccTCACATGGACATGGGGGCTGGTgatggagcaggttgcccagggaagctgtggctgccccatccctggcagtgttgaagggcaggttggatggggcttggagcaacctgggctggtgggaggtgtccctgcccatgcagggggttggatctagatgatctttcaggtcccttccaacccaaactctTGGCTGATTCCATGATTTTACAACTTTATGACAGTGACAATGATCAAGCTCACCCTGCCAGCACCTTGGGGAGCACTAATTCTGTAGAATGCAGGTTGATGCCACCACCTCCAGGACAAATTTGCCCctgaaggcaggagaaaaaaacaaaaaaccctcttttGCTCCCTCCCTTGCTCCAGTGCaaccagcagctgccccagagcACGTTTGTGCCTTGACCTCTTCGTTTTTTTATTGAAACTCTCAGCAGCAAAGGGCTGGGAGGCTGGTCCTGCTGTGGTTGGGGACTTTTCAGCCCCCAACTCGCCACGGGGTGTAAAGATCTTCCTCCACCGGTGCAATTTCTATCAAACGGAGACGCCCCCGAGCTCGCCCCCCATCCCTTCCCGGCCCCATCGCCGcggtggcgggggggggggggcaggtcGGGGGCGTTCCAAGCCCCTCCCCGGGGGCGGTCGGGACTGGTCCCAGTTTAAGGGTGGTGAAGGGTTGGCCCGAGCAGAGCTCCGAGCCCGGCTCCACTTCGGTAAGTCCCTGCTGGGGATGCTcggggtggggatgggggctTCATCATCAACCTAAATGATATGATCTTATTCtggggtggtgtttttttttttttgggcgGGTTGTGTAATTAAATCGAGTGTAATTGACTTGCTAGCTTTAAATCTCAGCGTGCTGCGTGAGAGTGAGAGGGTAATTGAGGGGGTCGTTTGGTTTTAGGAGCTTTAACTCAGCCCAGCGttgctgctccttctcccttctGCACGTTCCTCAGGAGCTGAACTCACCGGGGTGTTGATAAATGGTTCCCTGAACCACAACTCTGCAAATAAAAGAGTGGCAGAGGTGATAtctgcctccagcccctgctgcaaaGCCTCTCTAAAGCCTCAGCTAAGAAAGGGTTTTTACAGATGCCCCTCTAGGTGTGGAGCTCTCTTAGACTTGCATCAAAGGTTATAATCATCCTTCTTCCTTTGGGTTACAAGAGACATTTACATTTATGCTTAGAAACAGGACAGATCCCTGGTCTCAGCTGCCTTTTAGACAAATGCCCTGCATGGCTAGCATGATCACTTATTTATTTGCTAATAATGGCCTGCTCATACCTTTaagaagagcagctggaagaCTGACAGGTGGTGCCCAAAGGAGGTACAAAGTTTGTAGCCCAGCTCGCTGCCACGTAGGATGCACACTGAGGTTCAACAAGGAAGTCTGGCTGAGAAAATGTTTACCAATATCTCCTGGCTGTCCCTCAGGTGGGAGAgctgaggaggaagggcagtggcagggaggcagcagtgcCTTCTGCAGGTGCCACCCACGGCTGGTGCCCTGGCCCAggagccctgccccagcctgtggtgctgggggcCGCAGGTTGTGCCCAGCTCCCCGCTGCTCCTCTGCATCCCtccatctgcagctccttcccctctctgAGCATTACATCACCTTGCTGCTTTTAGGCAAAACCTCTCTGTTTGTCCCCTGGGTTCACCACACACACCCTGGCTTGGCCCGTTGTCTGCTCCTTCTTTTCCCTGATGGGAACTGCCTGGAGGGGCAGGCAGATGGGAAACAACCGCAGGGTGCCCAGAGGGTCATTCCAGCCCCTGCATCTCAAACATCCCGGCTGTGTTTCTGTCTGAGGCAGAGCTGATAGGCGCTGCCAGGGTGAGAAGAGAGATTTTGATCTAGGTGAGCTTTCCTGAGAGagctgagccctgctctgggtgtgcaAGCAGCTCGGTGGGGCTCTCAGGGGTTCTGCTGCCCAGGCACCCACCCAGCCATCAAAGCACCAGCAGTGAGAGCTCCACCACCTGTCCCTCCTTATCTTGACAGATAAAAACAAGGAATGGGGATTATACAGCTGCtttcccacccccacccccaccccccccccgccagagAACCCTGCACTACCTGCCACTCCCAAGCAGTTGGTTAAAATCAGACCGGTGCTCCCACAAACTGAATTTGAGTCTTATCTGAGCTTTTACATCATTACTGGAGTGTTGCTCCTTTCGTAACCTGAACCTTAAAGCTGAAGTGAGGACCTCAGGGTGCCAGCACTGTGGGCTGAAGGCTGAGTCTCTGGCACCTTCCAGGGCTCAGTGTCCTCTGCCCCATGTTGCTGGCTGGTCCTCAGAGaggtggctggagctgtggagGGTGGTGGGGACAATCTCTGGTGCTCACACCCACCCTGGGCTTTCCATCACGAGGAGCCTTGTCCAAGCTGGGGCTGAGGTCTGGGTTCTGCCAccaccagagctgggctgcagagagGTGGCACTCGCAGGGCAGGGAAAGGACGCAGCTGGGAACTCGCTGCTTCTCTCTGATTAACTGGTTGTCTGCGATGAGCATCACAAGATAAGCTTCATTTATGCAAGCTGAGGTGAGCTCTAATTGCTGATATCCAACGTTCTGATCTACAGCTTCTGATAAGAGCCCTGTGTCGCCACGCTGAGTCTTGGCTGCCTCTTCTGGCCAAAGACCTgtgtgcagacacacacacacacccctgcaCATCCACAGATAGcccaaatgggaaaaaaaaacccatcctcTCTCATGTCAGATTTTGCCTCCTCTCCTACCTGTGCCACTCACTGCCCTCTGTTGAGCTTCAACGGATTGCAGGTAGTCACAGGATTGTTTGAAGAGCTCCCAAATAGCTGAAACTTGACTGAAACCTGGGAGCCTTGAGCATCCCAGGGTGGTTCTGAACTCCCAGTGAGTCCTGGAGAGAGAGACAGGCAGTCGAGTGCTGCCAGCCTATTTTTATGGGTGAAAATATGTCCCATTTGACAACAGTTTTGAGCATGTACATGGGGTGAGTTCTCCTCACTGATCTGGTCCCAGCTGGTGCTTTCATGGTTGTTTTCCTCGAGTCCTGTGATCTGGGTCAGTGTGAATCCTGCAGTTCCGATCACCAGGTTTTTGTGTGGTCTCAGGCTGCAAGTGAGGTCCTGTCTCTGAGCCATTAGCAACTGAAAGTTAATGGGGAAAATAGGCAAGTGTgtgtttcctcctttctttcctctagGACAACACAAACTAGGAGTGTCGTGTCTCACCGCACTTTCATGGATACCAAAAGGAAACCGTCATGTTTTCAGGAAAGCCTGGCTGAGGGGATCCAAAATCCCTGGGGTCTGAGTGCTTGGGAGAGCCCCAGGCCTGCTGATGGGCAGCAAATCAAGGTGCAAAGCAAACCCAAGAAAATCCCCCTTGCTAGGGAGTTACCTTGATAGTGCAGATGTCTCCAGACCAAGAGGTTTGTCCTCCATGACCTGAACCTGGAGCTTTCTGCTCTGTCTGCCcatctccatcatctttccatcACCATTTGGTGGTACCAGCTTAAGAAAGGTTGTAACAACATGGTTCTGCACGGATCCACGTCCCTTCCTAGATATTCTCTCCTGCCCTGGAGAGTTGATAGGTTTCTCCTCCTGtttacttggcactggtgaggctgcatctcaaGTACTGTAGTCagtttgggcaccacaatataaggaccttgaggtgctggagtgggtacagagaagggcaatggagctggtgaaaggtcttGAGGATAAttctgatgaggagcagctgagggaactggaggtgttcagcatggagaagaggaggctgaggggagaccttgctTCTCTCTGCATCTTTCTGAAGAGGAGGTTGCAAAGGGGCAAGTGCTGGTCgcttctcacaagtaacaagAGATAGCACAGgaggaagtggcctcaagttgcaccaggggaggtttagattagatatgaGAAGAAACCTCTTCACTCAAAGGGTAATTAAACGcgagcacaggctgcccagggaagtggtggagtcaccatctctggatgtgtttaaaagttgtgtaGACGTGCTGAGGAACTTTGTTTAGCACTGGGCTCGGTCGAGTTGGGTTAACGGCTGGCCTTGATGACCTTTTCCAAGCTAAGCAGTTCCATGATTCCAATAACCACATCTTGTTTTCATGTGCTGCTTTCCATGTCTCACCAGGTTTTCCACCCTGACCTTCACCGCCAGGCACCACCGGTGCCTCAGCCAAGCACCATGACAGCCCCGTTTGACAACCTGTCCTGCCAACACTCCATCGACGACTTCCGAAACCGAGTCTACTCCACGCTCTACTCCATGATCAGCATCATGGGCTTTGTTGGCAACGGCGTGGTGCTCTACGTCCTCATCAAAACCTACCGGCAGAAGACGGCCTTCCAGGTCTACATGCTGAACCTGGCCATGTCTGACTTCCTCTGCGTGTGCACCCTGCCCCTCCGTGTCATCTACTACGTCCACAAAGGGAACTGGTTCTTCAGTGACTTCCTCTGCAGGATCAGCTCCTACGCCTTGTATGTCAACCTgtactgcagcatttttttcatgacTGCCATGAGCTTCTTCCGGTGCGTGGCCATCGTTTTCCCAGTCCAGAACATCAACCTGACCACGGAGAAGAAGGCTAAATTTGTCTGCATTGGCATCTGGATTTTTGTCACCCTGACAAGCGCTCCCTTCCTGCAGAACGGGACGTACCAACATGgcaacaagaccaagtgcttTGAACCCCCAGAAGACACCCAGAAGACCAAACTAGTGGTGATCCTGGATTTTATCGCCCTCTTTGTGGGTTTCATTTTGCCCTTTATTGTCATAACCATCTGCTACACCATGATCATAAGGACCTTGCTGAAAAACTCCTTGAAGAAGAACCAGGCTAACCGCAGGAAAGCAGTCTGGATGATCATCATTGTGACAGCCACCTTCCTGGTCAGCTTCACCCCGTACCACGTCCTGCGTACCGTCCATCTCCACGTCCTGAGGCTGAAGGACACCAGCTGTGAGGATGCCATTTACCTGCAGAAATCGGTCGTGGTCACCCTCCCCTTGGCAGCTTCCAACTGCTGCTTCGACCCGCTCCTCTATTTCTTCTCAGGGGGCAACTTTCGGAAGAGACTGACCACCTTTAGGAAGGCTTCTTCCTCCAGCGTCACGCAAGCCTTCAGGAAAAAGTTCTCCATAAAGGAGAAAGATGAGGAAACCTTTGGAGAAGGCCACCGGGAGAATGGAAAGGCAGCTGTGGCCCCTTCATAAGGGGGGGGCTGGACCTTCCCCGAAGATCTCAGACGGGCAAGGGAGATCTAAGAACTCTTCCAGGAGATGTGATGGAGGCTTGCAAGCTTCTTTGCAATTAGATGTGTAATAATGACAGCAGGCATCCCTGATTTCACAGCATCACcgaattgttctggttggaaaagaccttccagatcatcgagtccaaccacgAAACCAACCATTTTATGCTATTTGGTGGCACCAGTGGGGACaagcagccccttccctggagcacCCCTTGGACACACAGAGTGACACACCTGGCTTAGCACGGAGGA containing:
- the CYSLTR1 gene encoding cysteinyl leukotriene receptor 1: MTAPFDNLSCQHSIDDFRNRVYSTLYSMISIMGFVGNGVVLYVLIKTYRQKTAFQVYMLNLAMSDFLCVCTLPLRVIYYVHKGNWFFSDFLCRISSYALYVNLYCSIFFMTAMSFFRCVAIVFPVQNINLTTEKKAKFVCIGIWIFVTLTSAPFLQNGTYQHGNKTKCFEPPEDTQKTKLVVILDFIALFVGFILPFIVITICYTMIIRTLLKNSLKKNQANRRKAVWMIIIVTATFLVSFTPYHVLRTVHLHVLRLKDTSCEDAIYLQKSVVVTLPLAASNCCFDPLLYFFSGGNFRKRLTTFRKASSSSVTQAFRKKFSIKEKDEETFGEGHRENGKAAVAPS